The DNA sequence GGCCGCACACGGGGCTCGGGCGTCTCCTGATAGACCAGCCGTCCCGCAGCGATCAGCAACAATGCATTCATGTGTACTCCTTGGTTATAACAATTTATGACACGTCATCGGCCCCCGGGAAGCGGCGAGGAGCGCTGGATTTATCAGACAAAGCGATCGTGAGCGCGGCACCACCATGCCCATGCATTAATTCAAGGACGTTTGAAAACCATTGAGGCAACTCCGGAAAGAATGAACATGAACAAAGCAGTCTGTTCGCCGGCGAAACGATGGCCTGGCTTCTACCTCTCCTCACGCCCTGTGAACCGCCCTGCGGCCAGCAGTTTGCTCAACCGATCCGGATAGTTGGTCATGATCCCGCATACGCCCAGTTTGAGGACCGCCTTCATGTCTGCGCTCTCGTTCACGGTCCAGGTAAAGAGCTGCTTCTTCGCCTGCCGGCAGCGGTGGATCCATGCAGCATCCAGTAAATGGTAATCGGCACTGAGGATCGGCCACGGGACCTCCAGGGCCTGTTGTGGACGATCCTTAAAAATGAACCCCAGAGGAATCGACGAACCCAGTGCAGCGACCGCTCGCAGCGCCTTTTGTTCAAAGGAAGTGATCATGCAGCGGGTCTGATGGGTTGTGAGCAAATCCACCACTTTGGCGGCCAGAATATCCACCCGCTCCTCCGCCTTGATTTCAACATTGACGAAAAGCCGGTTCGACGCCAGTCTCAGGACCTGCTGCAACGTCGGAATCGGCTCTGAGACATAAGCCACGGAAAACCAGGAACCGGCATCCAACGTTTTGAGCTCAACCAGATCAAAGTCCTGAACAGCGCCGACGCCGTTGGTCGTGCGCTGCAGCAGATCGTCGTGCAATAAAACCACCTCTTGATCGCGGGTGAGGTGAACGTCGATCTCAATGCCGTCGGCGCCGAGTTCCATCGCAACCTGCACAGCGGCGAGAGTGTTCTCAGGCGCGTAAGCAGAAGCCCCTCGGTGGGCGAGGTTCAACACAGGGTTTTTCATGCATCCGCAGAATGGTCGAATTTGAGCGCATTTTCAGGACAAGTGTGCAGGCAAATGCCGCAGGCATGACAATCAGGTCGCACCCGCCGGCCTTCCAGAACCGCCTGGACGCTGGGACAGGGCGATTGAGAAACACAGAGCAGACACATGGTGCATTTTTTCTTATCCAAACGAATGCGCGTGAGGGCCAGAGGTTCGAGCAGCCAGGTCATCAGCCCAAGAGGACAGATCAAATAGCAAAAAGGCCTGAAGATAAACACCGCGCCGATAAAAGTGATCACAAAGGCTGGTATCACCATGGCCTCCATGCCCCAATGCAAAAACTCGAACGGATTGACATACTCGTACAGGCTGGCGCCGGTAAGGAAAAGAACCGCGAGAAAGAACAGAAAGAACACGATGCGCACGGCATTGGTGATCTTGAAAGGCAATTTGATTTTGAACTTGTTGGGCACAGGGATGCGATGCAACAGTTCCTGCACTGCGCCAATAGGACAGTTCCAACCGCAGAACAGCTTGTTGCCCACGATGGAGATCAGGGCGACAAAGGCGAGAATGGCTATGAATACGATCGGTACCGCGCGGCCCATCTGCAGGAACAGAAACGGTTTTTCCACAGCGCACATGGGACTGGGGTGCAAGCCCATGCCGCGGGCGAAATCGCCCAACGGCAGATTGGATACCACCGTAAAGGCGAAAAAGATGATCAACAGGCTCAACGCGCGAATGCCCGCTGTCAGCTTTTTGCTCATAAGCAGGAATAGACCGATCAGGGCTAAAAGAGCGCCGACCCAAACGCGCGGCAGGGCCCAGATATCCCAAAAGGTCAGTGTTCGGCGAGCCCCCTCCTCATCCCCCGCCATAGCCGTAAAGACCACTAACAGCAGAGCCATCAGGGTCATTATGACGAGACCAGCGATCTTTCTTTGTTTCGATTGCTGCATATTCCTCCTCTTCCATGACACAGGATCAATCCCTCTCGCGCTTCGCATGGTTCCCTTCGCGCCGCCGTGTGAACACCAGGACGCGGTGGGCTGATTTCATTAAAACTCGAGCAACAGAGTACGGATCTCGTTGGCTTTCATCGGAACCACAAAAGCGTCGCGCTCGATTTGAATTGCTGCGGCGCCGGGTATCGGATCCTCAAGATGGTTGGCGGCGATGACTCTTTTCGGCCGTGCGGGGCAAAAGATCCTCGCCTGCACGT is a window from the bacterium genome containing:
- a CDS encoding glycerophosphodiester phosphodiesterase, whose translation is MKNPVLNLAHRGASAYAPENTLAAVQVAMELGADGIEIDVHLTRDQEVVLLHDDLLQRTTNGVGAVQDFDLVELKTLDAGSWFSVAYVSEPIPTLQQVLRLASNRLFVNVEIKAEERVDILAAKVVDLLTTHQTRCMITSFEQKALRAVAALGSSIPLGFIFKDRPQQALEVPWPILSADYHLLDAAWIHRCRQAKKQLFTWTVNESADMKAVLKLGVCGIMTNYPDRLSKLLAAGRFTGREER
- a CDS encoding 4Fe-4S binding protein, yielding MQQSKQRKIAGLVIMTLMALLLVVFTAMAGDEEGARRTLTFWDIWALPRVWVGALLALIGLFLLMSKKLTAGIRALSLLIIFFAFTVVSNLPLGDFARGMGLHPSPMCAVEKPFLFLQMGRAVPIVFIAILAFVALISIVGNKLFCGWNCPIGAVQELLHRIPVPNKFKIKLPFKITNAVRIVFFLFFLAVLFLTGASLYEYVNPFEFLHWGMEAMVIPAFVITFIGAVFIFRPFCYLICPLGLMTWLLEPLALTRIRLDKKKCTMCLLCVSQSPCPSVQAVLEGRRVRPDCHACGICLHTCPENALKFDHSADA